The Gossypium hirsutum isolate 1008001.06 chromosome A03, Gossypium_hirsutum_v2.1, whole genome shotgun sequence genome contains the following window.
GCCTCAACAGCGTCAACACATCTTAACAACACCTGATCCTTTCTCTTCTTATATAGGACCTCACCGTCTAGGACATAGTCACTGGCTAACCTCCTCAatgttcttttatcattttcggtTGCTTTATCTGGGTACGCACGGctcttcacatattgtaagatatcatgataccaaggatgatcatctCTCTCTTCCTCTTCATCAACATTACAGCAGTGAGCTGGGGCCTCACAAATACTCATCTGAATTGGCTTCATATCCTCCTGTTCATTTACTTTGACCATGGAAGCCAGTGTAGCCAAGGCGTCAGCCATCTGATACTCGCTTCGCGGGAGGTAATGAAAGGTAATATCATCAAACTTTTCAATTAACTCCAAGATTAACTTTCGGTAACTGATCAATTTGGGATATCTCGTTTCCCACTCGCCTTTAAGCTAATAAATTACCAGTGCAGAGTCTCCGTACACTTCTAATACTTTGATTTCGCGGTCTATAGCTGCCcgaattcccatgatacatgcctcgTATTCTGTCATGTTATTTGTGCAGTCAAAATCCAGCTTGcaagtgaacggataatgatctccatttggggatattagtactgccccaactccatttcCAACGGCATTTgatgctccgtcaaaatttaatttccaggAATGATTTTCAGGCATGTCCCCTTCAGCGATTGCtacatacattagatcttcattggGGAAATTGAAATTCAAAGGTTCATAATCCTCCaaagctctactggctagaaaatctgctattgcactccccttCACAGCTTTTTGGTttacatagactatgtcaaattcggaGAGCAGAATCTGCCACCGGGCTATCCTTCCATTTAAAgcggttgactccatcatgtatttgaGAGGGTCTAGCTTTGagattagccaagttgtatggtacaacatgtattgcctcaaccttcgtGTTGTCCACACCAAAGCACAACATAGCTTCTCAATTGGCGGATACCTCATTTCACACTCAGTAAAttttttactgaggtaatatatcccTCTTTCTTTTCTCCCAGTCTCATCGTGTTGGCCGAGCACACACCCCATCGAATTATCAAATACTGTTAAGTATAGTATCAATGGTCTACCAGGGCTTGGTGGTGTTAGCACTGGGGGgctagacaaatattgtttaaCCTTTTCAAAGGTTTTTTGGCATTCATCATCCCATACCCCAGGATTGTGCTTTTTAtgaagacggaatatggggtcgcacttctctgtcagttgtgaaataaaccgtgCGATGTAGTTTAGTCTCCCTAGAAAACCTCGGACTTCTTTCTGAGTTCGTGGCGGAGGCAGCAcctgtatagccttgactttatcAGGGTCGACTTCTATTCCCTTCTCACTGACTACGAAGCCAAGTAACTTTCCAGACCTAGCTCCGAAGGTGCATTTTGACGGATTGAGCTTTAAttggaattttctcaacctcaggAACAATTTCATCAACACTCGCACATGCTCCTCTTCAGTTCGGGATTTTGCAATCATGTCGTCAATGTAGacctcaatttccttgtgcatcatgtcatgaaacaaggttaccatggctctttggtatGTGGCTCCTGCATTTTTCAGCCCGAagggcatcaccttgtagcaaaaCGTTCCCCATAAAGTTATGAATGTGGTTTTTTCCAtgtcctcaggatgcatcttgatctgattgtacccggagaacccatccatgaaggagaacagtgaATAACCTGCCGTATTATCCACAAAAGTGTCTATGTGAGGCAATGGAAAGTTATCCTTTAGGCTGGCCTTGTTTAAATCTCTGTAATCTACACACATCcgtactttcccatctttcttagggacagggacgacgttggctacccattctgaataaTTGACCACCTGTAGGAATCCGGCATTAAATTGATccttgacttcttcctttattttcattgctacatcgggtctcatccttcggagcttctgCTGAACTGGCTTGTACTCCTTTTTTGTAGGGACACGGTGCACTGCGATATCGGTACTTAAAccaggcatatcctggtatgaccatgcaaagacgtCCTTGAATTCTTGCAAC
Protein-coding sequences here:
- the LOC107887626 gene encoding uncharacterized protein gives rise to the protein MSNADTSPESPFEQDMRFEGLQDFEEDEDSGLSPDLLRMVEREDEQILPHKETTEIVALEEGKEVKIGTYVNEKTRQNLIELLQEFKDVFAWSYQDMPGLSTDIAVHRVPTKKEYKPIKMHPEDMEKTTFITLWGTFCYKEIEVYIDDMIAKSRTEEEHVRVLMKLFLRLRKFQLKLNPSKCTFGARSGKLLGFVVSEKGIEVDPDKVKAIQHNPGVWDDECQKTFEKVKQYLSSPPVLTPPSPGRPLILYLTVFDNSMGCVLGQHDETGRKERGIYYLSKKFTECEMRYPPIEKLCCALVWTTRRLRQYMLYHTTWLISKLDPLKYMMESTALNGRIARWQILLSEFDIVYVNQKAVKGSAIADFLASRALEDYEPLNFNFPNEDLMYVAIAEGDMPENHSWKLNFDGASNAVGNGVGALDFDCTNNMTEYEACIMGIRAAIDREIKVLEVYGDSALFDDITFHYLPRSEYQMADALATLASMVKVNEQEDMKPIQMSICEAPAHCCNVDEEEERDDHPWYHDILQYVKSRAYPDKATENDKRTLRRLASDYVLDGEVLYKKRKDQVLLRCVDAVEAKKILEEVHDGMDSPVDNVARLQISSALSSLSRSEAGVEQAKYQILSSLSRSEADRFDESYLHVPAMEQIPITSLIFTE